Within the Acidipropionibacterium acidipropionici genome, the region TCACCAGACCCTCGACCAGCCCCTCCAGAGCCTCGGGCTTGCCGGAGGCCACCCCCTCGGGATCGGAGATGGCCTTGGGCAGCGGGCCCTGGACGAGGTCCCAGACCTCTTGGTCGATGGGTTCGATGCCCAGCTCGTCGGCGATGATCCAGTCGGCGCCGGCGGGCACCTTCTCGATGAGGTCGCCCATGCCGGTGGCCGTGCACCGCTGCGGGGCGGCGGCCATCACCGGAAGGTCGGCGATGAGGGCCTGCGGGGCCCGGCAGCTCATGGTGTGCTTGAAGCCGTTCTCGGTGATGGACGCGCCGAATGCGGCGTATCCGTCCATGGAGGCGGCGGTGCACACGTTCATGTAACGACGGCCCAGCTCGTCGGAGGCGCGCTTGGTGAGGTCGTTGAGGGTGCCCGAGCCGATCGAGCAGGCGATGACGCCGTCGAGTTTGGCGAGGTAGTCCCTGATCTTCTCGACGTTGTCGTAGTCGGCGTAGACGGTCGGGTGCGCCGGGAAGACCAGCGGGTCGACGAGCTCGACGCCGGCCGCCTCCAGCGATGCGGTGACCGCGTCACCGGCGGCCTCCCAGGTGTTGCCGTCCGCGATCACGATCCCCTTGGCATCGCCGAACAGCTTCTTGAACACCTCCCCGGTCTGGTCCAGGACGCCGTGCCCCATGACCACCACATCGGTGTCGTCGGAGTCGGCAAGTGCCTTCTCGATGAGTTCGGACATTATCCGTTCCTCTCTGGTCCTGTTGAATGGACAGGTTCGTGGGTGATCCCCGGGGCCCGCAGTGCGGGCCCCGGGGATCATCAGGATTCAGTGCTTCTCGGCCTCGTGGTCGACGACCTCGTGGATCAGCTCCTGCATCAGCGGGAACGACCTCATGTACTTGTCGAGGTAGAACTGGTACTGCTCGTGACGCTCCTGGTCGGGCTCGATCAGGTCGATCTCGTGCACCATGTTCGCACCGGCCTCCGGGAGGTCCTTGTACAGGCCCGCGCCGACGGCGGCGATCATGCAGGTGCCCAGGACGACGGCGTCGCCCACCTCGGTGAGCGCGATCGGCACGCCGGTGACGTCGGAGTGCATCTGCATCCAGTCGCGGCTCTTGGTGGATCCGCCGCAGGCCACCATCTTCTCGACGTTGACGCCGGCGGACTCGAAGGCCTTGACCGAGTGACCGATGCCGTAGCAGACGGCCTCCTGGATGGCGTGGTAGACGTGCGCCGGGGTGTGGGCCAGGGACAGGCCCCACATGATGCCGCGCGCCTTGGAGTCGGTGTAGGGGGTGCGGTTGCCCTGGAAGTACTCGTTGACGATGAGTCCGTCGGATCCGATCGGGATGTTGCGGGACTGCTCGTTGAGCACGTCGTAGGGGTTGAGCCCGACCTTCTCGGCGGCCGCGACGACGTCGGAGGCGAAGTTGTCCTTGAACCACTTCAGCACCGAGCCGGTGGAGACGCCCGAGCCCTCGACGGTGAACTGTCCGGGGACCACCGCGTCGGTGTAGGAGCCCCAGAATCCCTCGCCGTGGATCTCGGTGTCGCTCTGCCCCGAGAGCACGTGGGAGGAGCCGGTGATGAGGGCGAACTTGCCGGGGCTCAGCACGCCCAGGCCGATCTGGCCCGCCCAGGCGTCGCCCGGGCCCTGGGCGACCGGGATGCCCGGGCGCAGGCCCAGCAGCTGGGCCGGGATGGAGCCGAGGGTGCCGACCTGCTCACCCAGGTTGACGACGCGGTCGGGGATCTTCTCGAACAGGTCGCCGCAGCCGACGGCCTCGTAGAAGTCGGTCGGCCAGCCGCCCTGGGCGCGGTTGTAGTAGGAGCGGATCGAGTGGGTGTTGATGTTGGCGGTCCACTCACCGGTCAGCTTGTAGGTCAGCCAGTCGGCGGCGTCGACGATGTGCGCGGCGCGACGGTAGTTCTCCGGCTCGTTCTCCTTGAGCCAGGCGGCCTTGAAGGGGAAGTTCTCGGCCGGGGCCGCGCCCTTGCCGCCGTTGTTCATGAGGCGGGCGACCGAGTCGGACTGCTCGGCGCGGGCGGCCTGCTTGGTGGCGCGGTTGTCCATCCACATGATGGCCGGACGGATCGACTCGCCCTTGGCGTCCATCGTCACCATCGTGAAGGTGGTGGCGTCGTAGGAGATGCCGGCGATGGCGGCCGGGGAGATGCCGGCGTTGGCGATCGCCCGGTGCGAGGAGGCCTGCAGGGCCTTCCACCACTCATCGGGATCCTGCTCGGCCCAGCCCGGGTGCGGGAAGGTCGTCTTGTAGGGGGTCGCCGCGAAGGTCAGCGGCCGGCCCTGCAGGTCGAAGATGGCCACCCGGCACGACTCAGTGCCGTAGTCGATTCCGAGGACGTAGGGTCCATTGTCAATCATTGTCGGTTTCTCTCCTTTGAGGGGTTCTGACGGGAGGTGCCGGGAACGGGGGTCAGTCGTTCTCGGTCCAGCCGAGCTCAGTCCAGGCCGAGGCGGGGATGAGCTTGTCGATGCGATCCAGCACCCAGGTGGGCCGGTGGGCGGCATCCAGAGCGCGGATGTCGTCGGCGGTGGCCTCGCCCGTGAGCACGCAGGCGGAGCCCATTCCGGTGTCCAGGGCCATCTGGATGTCGGTGGCCAGCCGGTCGCCGACCATCACGCAGTGCGCGACGTCGACGTCCAGTCCGGCCAGCGCCGCGGTCAGCATGACCGGTGAGGGCTTGCCGAAGTTCACCTGGCAGGTGGTGCCGGTGCAGGCCTCGATGGCGGCGGTCATCGCCGCGCAGTCGGGCTCGCCGCGGCCACCCGGGAAGGGGCAGAAACGATCCGGGTTGGTCTGGACCAGGAAGGCCCGCTTGTGGAACCAGATGGCATCGAAGGCGATCTGGAGCTTGCGGTAGTCGAAACCTCGATCGTAGGAGGAGACGACGATGTCGATCTCCTCGGGGTCCTCCGACAGCTGGATGCCGGCCTGTCGGAGGCTGTTCTTGAGGGGCTCCTCCGCGATGGCGAAGACCTTGGCGTCGGGATGGTTCTCCTTGAGCCAGTTGGTCGTCGTCACCACGGTGTTCGAGATGTCGGAGATGTCGGTCGGAAGCCCGAGCCTCTCCAGCTTCTCGACGTACTGCTGCGGATCCTTGGTCGGGTTGTTCGACAGGAAGCGCACCGGGATCCCCCGCTGACGCAGTTCCTCAATCATCCGCTTGGCCCCCGGCAGCAGGTGGTCACCGAGGTAGATGGTGCCGTCCATGTCGAAGACATAGGCCTGCTGGAAGTCGGTGGGGGCGTTCACGATGTCGTTCATTGAGTTCTCCAGGTCAGCGGGGGAATCACGGATTCAGATCAGGACAGCAGCGCGGCCAGGGAGACCACGATGGTGTTGGAGATCCAGATGGCGGCGGCCGGCGGGTCGATGTGGCTCGTGCCGCGGTTGTACCAGAGGCGGGCGGCGAACTCGGCGAAGGCCGCGGCCATGATGCCGAAGACGGCGCCGATGAGCAGGGCCACGAAGGCCATCAGCCAGGCGTGGGAATCCCATGTGCTCGTCGCGGTCCACTTGAAGGTGGCGAAGGTCCCACCCATCAGGATCGGGTAGAAGTGCACGGCGCCCAGGCCGGCCGTGATCGTCACGTGGTGCTGCACCGGCATGTTCCGGTTCGTGATGAGGAACAGGATGATGATGGCCGAGATGGCGAACGGGAAGCTGGAGGCATTCGCGGCGGCCAGGGTGCTGGGCAGCCCCTGCGCGGCGAAGTGAGCGCCGACGTTCGAGGCCAGGAACAGCGAGGCGCTGGCGGCGAAGATGCCGAACAGCGAGCCGATGGTGAGCAGCTGGGAGGGCTTCTCCTGCCATTCGAGCCAGCGGCCGTTCGGGCCGGGCTTGATCTTGGCGGGGAAGGAGGTGGCGCCCTCGTGGAAGAGCTCCGGGTTGTGCAGCGAGCCGGAGAACAG harbors:
- a CDS encoding sn-glycerol-1-phosphate dehydrogenase; the encoded protein is MSELIEKALADSDDTDVVVMGHGVLDQTGEVFKKLFGDAKGIVIADGNTWEAAGDAVTASLEAAGVELVDPLVFPAHPTVYADYDNVEKIRDYLAKLDGVIACSIGSGTLNDLTKRASDELGRRYMNVCTAASMDGYAAFGASITENGFKHTMSCRAPQALIADLPVMAAAPQRCTATGMGDLIEKVPAGADWIIADELGIEPIDQEVWDLVQGPLPKAISDPEGVASGKPEALEGLVEGLVMSGLSMQKYRISSRPASGAGHQFSHTWEMEKLGMDQDPPLTHGMKVGLGTISVLALWEKILEIDFTALDVDAAVAKWPSAEEMEAKVRRNFTGDMLEPAVKQTMDKYMTAEQLRERLELVKKQWPSIKKRCADQVMPPEQVEDILKRVGGVYHPSQIGLTEQRFHETYIRCQMIRSRYTLLDFLLETGVLQEEVDKLFVGDGFWAQRPWAE
- a CDS encoding FGGY-family carbohydrate kinase; translated protein: MIDNGPYVLGIDYGTESCRVAIFDLQGRPLTFAATPYKTTFPHPGWAEQDPDEWWKALQASSHRAIANAGISPAAIAGISYDATTFTMVTMDAKGESIRPAIMWMDNRATKQAARAEQSDSVARLMNNGGKGAAPAENFPFKAAWLKENEPENYRRAAHIVDAADWLTYKLTGEWTANINTHSIRSYYNRAQGGWPTDFYEAVGCGDLFEKIPDRVVNLGEQVGTLGSIPAQLLGLRPGIPVAQGPGDAWAGQIGLGVLSPGKFALITGSSHVLSGQSDTEIHGEGFWGSYTDAVVPGQFTVEGSGVSTGSVLKWFKDNFASDVVAAAEKVGLNPYDVLNEQSRNIPIGSDGLIVNEYFQGNRTPYTDSKARGIMWGLSLAHTPAHVYHAIQEAVCYGIGHSVKAFESAGVNVEKMVACGGSTKSRDWMQMHSDVTGVPIALTEVGDAVVLGTCMIAAVGAGLYKDLPEAGANMVHEIDLIEPDQERHEQYQFYLDKYMRSFPLMQELIHEVVDHEAEKH
- a CDS encoding HAD-IIA family hydrolase — translated: MNDIVNAPTDFQQAYVFDMDGTIYLGDHLLPGAKRMIEELRQRGIPVRFLSNNPTKDPQQYVEKLERLGLPTDISDISNTVVTTTNWLKENHPDAKVFAIAEEPLKNSLRQAGIQLSEDPEEIDIVVSSYDRGFDYRKLQIAFDAIWFHKRAFLVQTNPDRFCPFPGGRGEPDCAAMTAAIEACTGTTCQVNFGKPSPVMLTAALAGLDVDVAHCVMVGDRLATDIQMALDTGMGSACVLTGEATADDIRALDAAHRPTWVLDRIDKLIPASAWTELGWTEND